A single Sander lucioperca isolate FBNREF2018 chromosome 24, SLUC_FBN_1.2, whole genome shotgun sequence DNA region contains:
- the ackr3b gene encoding atypical chemokine receptor 3b has product MSLSANDLTELMELWEELNLTAADHGNLSRVETLLCSGGVSHGAFLHVLSVLYVFIFLVGLAANALVVWVNLRRDSTRYETHLYVLNLAAADLCVVATLPVWVSSLLQGGRWPFGDAACKLTHLVFSVNLFGSIFFLACMSVDRYLSVTLLGDAPDTRRRKLTRRLMCVLVWLLALAASIPDTYFLQAVKSSHHEGAVCRPVYPPDNPREWMVGVQLSFTVLGFAIPFPIIAVFYLLLAAAIPSGSDQERRVSRRIILSYIVVFVACWLPFHAVLLLDTLSLLGAMPFSCRLESFLDVALHLTQCFSLLHCCINPVLYSFLNRSYRYDLMKAFIFKYSTKTGLARLLPASHASETEYSAVAMDGSVPA; this is encoded by the exons atgagTCTGAGCGCCAACGACCTCACCGAGCTGATGGAGCTGTGGGAGGAGCTAAACCTGACCGCAGCCGACCACGGCAACCTGTCCCGCGTAGAGACGCTGCTGTGCTCGGGCGGCGTCAGCCACGGCGCCTTCCTGCACGTCCTCTCCGTCCTCTACGTCTTCATCTTCCTCGTTGGTCTCGCGGCCAACGCCCTGGTGGTGTGGGTCAACTTGCGGCGCGACAGCACGCGCTACGAGACGCACCTGTACGTGCTGAACCTGGCCGCCGCTGACCTGTGCGTGGTGGCCACGCTGCCCGTGTGGGTGAGCTCGCTGCTGCAAGGCGGGCGCTGGCCGTTCGGAGACGCGGCGTGTAAACTCACGCACCTCGTCTTTAGTGTCAACCTCTTCGGAAGCATCTTCTTCCTCGCCTGCATGAGCGTGGACCGCTACCTGTCCGTCACGCTGCTCGGCGACGCCCCCGACACCCGACGGAGGAAATTGACGCGACGGCTGATGTGCGTCTTGGTTTGGCTGCTGGCACTCGCCGCCTCCATCCCCGACACGTACTTCCTGCAGGCGGTGAAGTCGTCGCATCACGAGGGCGCCGTCTGCCGCCCCGTGTACCCGCCCGACAACCCTCGGGAGTGGATGGTCGGCGTGCAGCTGAGCTTCACCGTGCTGGGGTTTGCCATCCCGTTCCCCATCATCGCCGTCTTCTACCTGCTCCTGGCGGCCGCGATCCCCTCCGGCTCCGACCAGGAGCGCCGTGTCAGCCGACGCATCATCCTCTCCTACATCGTGGTGTTCGTGGCGTGCTGGCTGCCGTTCCACGCCGTACTGCTGCTGGACACGCTGTCGCTGCTCGGCGCAATGCCCTTCAG ctgccGGCTGGAGAGCTTCCTGGACGTGGCGCTGCACCTGACGCAGTGCTTCTCGCTGCTGCACTGCTGCATCAACCCCGTCCTCTACAGCTTCCTCAACAGGAGCTACCGCTACGACCTCATGAAGGCCTTCATCTTCAAGTACTCCACCAAGACCGGGCTCGCCAGGCTCCTCCCCGCCTCGCACGCCTCTGAGACAGAGTACTCGGCCGTGGCGATGGATGGCAGCGTCCCCGCGTGA